TCGACTCCTCGCCCTCACCGACCGCGACGGCTGTTGGCGACCATGGCGCTTCGCCGATCGCGTCGAGCCGCTGCCTGCGCCGACGGCCGATCATGCCGGTGCGCCATGGCAGATGGGCACGCATACATGGGTCGGGCTCGACGACGGGCGACTGCTCGTCACCTGGTTCGACCAGGGTTTCGGCCGGCTGTCGCTACTCGACGGCGATACGCGAACGGATCTCGCACCGTCGTACACCCGCTTCCGCGCCCTCGCCGCCGACGGCGGAACGCTGTACGCGATCGCCGCATCGCCCACGCGACCGTCGACGGTGCTCGCCATCGATGCCGCGACGGGCACGGTGACGGTCGTGGCGGGCGGCGAATCGCCCCTCCCGGACGAATGCGTCACGGTGCCACGCGCCATCTCGTGGCCCGTGGGCGAGGCGACGGCACGGGGCTTCCTCTACCTGCCCAAGGGCATCGAGCGACCGCCGCTGGTGGTCTTCGTCCACGGCGGTCCCACCTCGGCCACGCATCCGGTCTTCGACGCCCGCATCCAGTTCTGGGCCGGCCAGGGCTTCGCCGTGGCCGACGTGAACTACCGCGGCAGTACCGGCTACGGACGCGCGTATCGCGATGCCTTGCACGAAGCCTGGGGCGTGGTCGACGTGGACGACGCCTGCGCGGTGGTGCCATGGCTGGCCGCGCAAGGTCTCGTCGATCCCGCGCGCGCCTTCATTCGCGGCAGCAGCGCGGGTGGGTATACCGTGCTTTGCGCGCTGGCGTTTCGCGACGTTTTCCGCGGCGGCGGCAGCCTCTACGGGGTGAGCGATCCGCTGGCGCTGGGCAGGGCCACGCACAAGTTCGAGGCCGATTACCTCGACTGGCTCATCGGCGACCCCGTGGCCGACGAGGCACGCTATCGCGAGCGCACACCGCTGCTGCACGCCGACGGCATCGACGTGCCGGTGATCTTCTTCCAGGGCCTGCGCGATGCCGTGGTGGTGCCCGAACAGACCGAATCGATGGTGGCGGCCCTCCGCGCACGAGGCGTGCCGTGCGAATACCATGCCTACCCCGACGAGCGGCACGGCTTCCGCCAGGCGGCCAACCTCGCCCATGCGCTGGAGCACGAGCACGCGTTCTATGCGCGTTTGGCGTCCGCGGATTAACCCGCCAAGCGACGCAACTTCAACGCGACGGCCAGGCCGCCGAGCACCAGCAGCGTGACGTAGCCCGCCACGCCCGCCCAACCGGCGTGCGTCCACGCGAGCCCACCGAGCGAACCGGCGATGCTCGAACCCATGTAGTACGAGAACAGATAGAACGACGACGCGTGCGCCCTGGCGACGGCGGCGCGCTTGCCCACCCAGCTGCTCGCGATCGAGTGCCCGCCGAAGAAACCGAAGGTCAGCATCGCGATGCCGCCGACGATCGCCCACAGCGCGTGCAACGTGGTGAGTCCCACGCCCGCCAGCATGATGACGAGCGTGATCCAGAGCACGTGGCGCCGCCCCAGCCGCCCCGCGATCGACCCCATCCACGCGGAACTGCCGACGCCGATGAGGTACACCATGAAGATGGCGCCCACATGCGACTGCGAGAGCGAGAACGGCGGCGCCAGCAGTCGATACGAGGCGTAGTTGTACACCGTGACGAAGGCCCCCATGAGCAGGAAGCCCTCGGCGAACAGCCACGGCAATCCCGCGTCACGCCAGAGCGAGCCGAAGGCCGAGGCCAACGCGCGGGGATGCGCGCGGCGACGCTCGAAATGCATCGACGGCGGCAGGCCCTTCGCCACGAGCGCGGCGGCGATGAGGCCCAGCATGCCGATCACGCCCACGGCGACACGCCACGACGCGTGGTCGGCGGCGAAACCCGCGATGAGGCGACCGCCCATGCCGCCGATGGCGTTGCCACCGATGTAAAGGCCCATGGCGAAGCCGAGCGAGTCGGCGTGGATTTCCTCGCTCACGTAGGTCATCGCCACCGCCGGCAGGCCGGCGAGCGTCACGCCGAGCAAGGCCCGCAGCACGAGCAGGGTGCTCCAGTCGGTCGCCACGGCCGAGGCCAACACCAACAGCGACGAGCCCAGCAGCGAGGCGAGCATGATGGGCTTGCGGCCCCATGCGTCGGACAACGCGCCGGCGAACAGCATCGCCACGGCCAGTACGCCGGTGGTGAGCGACAGGGAAAGCGAACTTTCCGCCGCGTTCACGCCGAACGAGTGCGACAACGCGGGCATCAGCGGCTGCACGCAGTACAACAGGCCGAAGGTGGCGAAACCGGACGAGAACAGGGCGAGATTGGTGCGCCGGAAGGCGGGCGTGCCGTGCCGTATGCGCCGGTCGGCGGTGATATCGATGGCGTGGGTCATGCGACAAGGCTAGACCCTGAATTGAGTCGAATCGATATCGCGAAACGTCCGGTTCGATATGTCCGGCGAATCATCGCCAGCCCGATTCGCCGATACGATCGGCTCCCACCCCTATGGTCGCCGAACGCTTGCTACCGAAGGGGTGGGAGCCGATCGTATCGGCGAACCCACGAAGCCAGGCACGCCTGGGTGACTTAACGGTCGGCCTCCGCAGACCCACCCCCATCCCATTGGACCGCGGACGCCATTTCCTCGTCCGACAAAGCCAACGCCCCCGCGGCGTCCCCCATCTGGACCGTCACCACCCGCCCGTCCCGCCTCGACAACTCCCGCTCCCCCGCCCCTTCCCGCACCTTCGCCTGCGCGTCGTCCCCGCTGCGCAGCGTCAGCACCGTTTTGCCGTCGGCGACGAACCTCACCCCATGCCCCGATTCCAACGGCACGGCCTGCACCACGCCCGCCCATCGCGGCGGTCCGGTGAAGGTGTAACCGGCGGCGGCATCGTGCCAGGCGAAGCGGCGCATGGGTTGCGCCTCCGGAGCGGGCGAACGGTGCATCCCAGGCGGCGCCTGTTGGGACAGGGGAAGGCCGACGAGCAGCGCGAGAACGAGGGTCTTCATGAGAAACCTCCCTTGACGGTCTCTCCAGCCTACGCCGATCTCGCCACGCGCCGTCAGGCGCCGCGATCGGCGCTTACCGCGGGGTCAGGCACCGATTCGCGGCCACTCGCCCAGGCGAACGCGACGATGCCCGCCACGATCGCCACCGCGCCGCACGCGGCCAACGGGCCCGGAAACGATTCACCGAGAAAGACGACGCCGATCGCCGTGGCGAACAGCAGCTCGGCCGCCTGCATCGCCTCCACCGCGGCCAGCGCGGTCGGCTGCCGCCCCACCCGCTCGGTGGCATGGAAGAACAGCACGGTGGCAATCACGCCCGACGACAGGGCCACCCCGCCGGCCAGCATCACCTCGCGCCACGAAGGTGGCCCCGCCACGATCCACGACACGACCGCCAGCACCCACCAGAAAGGCCAGCTCGACAGCGTCATGCCGAACACGCGCTGCACGGCGCCCAACCGCGTGCCGGTGCGCTCCAGGTGCAGGAGGATCATCCGGTTGCCCAGGGGATACGCGAACGCCGCGAAGACCACGGCGGCCACCGCCAGCCAGGCCGACGCGTCGAGTGCGCCGTGCGCGTGGCCGAACTGAAGCAACAGCACGCCGGCGACGATCAGGGCGCCGATCGCCAATACGCCGCCGTGCCAGCGCGCGCGTTCGTCGCGATAGATGAACGGCGCGAGCAACGGGCCGGCGAGCACGGTGGTCTGGAAGCTTCCCGCCACCAGCCACGACGGACCGCTGCTGGCTGCCCACGTCAACGGCACGCCGAACAGCACGAAACCGACGCCGCTCCACGCGAGCCACGTGCGTGGATGGGTACGCAGTTCGCGCGGCAGTTCGCCCAGGCCGCCCTGGAACGGCAACACGATCGCGAGCAACGGCAAGGTGAGGAGGTAACGCAGGATCACCGCCCACTGCCAATGGCCGCCGCCGCTGACCACGGCGCGGTTGAGCACGTAGGTGAGGGTGAAGAACAGCGCGGAGAGGAGCGCGATGGCGACGGCTTTGGTGGCGTTGGATGGCATGGGCGGACTATGCCAGAGCTCAGACGGGTTCGAGATGCGTGAGCAACAAGCGCACGCTCTCCCTGCCCTGCCAGTCGTTGACCGTCAACTCATACGCCGCGCGAAACCGCTGCGGCGGCGGCGTGCCGTCGTAGCAACCGAACATCACCGCATCGAGCGGTACGCCGCCCTGCGTGTGGCGCAATTGCAGGCGAAGGTGGCGCGTGCCCATCGGTTTCCACGACGCGCACTCGAACACGTTCTCGAACAGCGGCGGCGGGAAACCCTGCCCCCACGGCCCGGCATGGCGAAGCTGCCGCGCGAGGTCGAGCGTGTGGTCGCGGTAGTCGAGCTCACCGTCGGTATGGATGCAGGCCTGCAGGCGCTCGTCGTCGAGGTGCGCGCGGGCCACCATGTCGAACGCGGCGGCGAAACGGGCGAAGTCGCTCGCCCTGAGGCTCAGGCCGGCCGCCATCGCGTGACCGCCGAAGCGCAACACGAGGCCGGGATGCCGCGCATCGATTTCCGCCAGCGCGTCGCGGATATGGAAGCCGGGAATCGACCGTGCCGAACCGCGCAATTCGTCGCTCTCGTCGCCGGCCGGCGCGAACGCCAGCACGGGGCGATGCAGTTTTTCCTTGAGCTTGGACGCCACCAGTCCGACCACGCCGGCATGCCAGCCGGGATCGAACAACGCCACGCCCACCGCGTCCACGTGCGCGGCTTTCGCCACCATGCGCTCGGCTTCGTCGACCATGCCGGCCTGCACTTCGCGACGTTCCTGGTTGATGGCCGACAGCTGCTCCGCGTACCGCCGCGCGATATGGACGTCGTCGGTCAGCAGGCAGGCCACGCCGAGCGACATGTCTTCCAGTCGGCCGGCCGCGTTGAGGCGTGGCCCGATGGCGAAGGCGAGGTCCGTGGCGGCCACGGAAGACACCGAGCGGTTGCTCGCCTCGACCAGGGCCACGATGCCCGCGCAGGCGCGTCCGGCACGCATGCGCTTCAGGCCCGCCTCGACGAGCACGCGATTGTTGAAATCCAGCGGCACCAGGTCGGCGACGGTGCCCAGCGCGACGAGGTCGAGAAGCACGCCCAGATCGGGGGTCTCTTGGGCGAAGCGACCGGCCTCGCGCATCGCCGCGCGCAGGCCGAGCAGGAGGTAGAACATCACGCCCACGCCCGCCAGCGCCTTGCTCGGAAAACCGTCGCCGGACAGGTTGGGATTCACCATGGCATCGGCGTCGGGCAGCACCTCGCCGGGCAGGTGATGGTCGGTCACCAGCACGCGGATGCCGCGCGCGCGGGCCGCCGCCACGCCAGCCACGCTCGCCACGCCGTTGTCGACCGTGACGATGAGATCGGGCGCGGGATCCAGCGATGCGACCAAGGCTTCGCCCAGGCCGTAGCCATGGATGAACCGGTTCGGCACCACGTGGCTCACATGTTTCGCGCCGAGCAACCCCAGGCCTCGAACGGCCACCGCCGTGCCGGTGGCGCCATCGCAGTCGTAGTCGCCGGCGACCACGATGCGCCAGTCCTCGTCGATCGCCCGCATCAGCAACGCCACCGCGCGATCCATGCCGCCGAGCAAGCTGGGCGCCAGCATGTGCGCCAGCTTGTGTTCGGCGCCGTCGGGCGTGCTCACCCCGCGTGCCGCGTAGAGACGCTGGACCACCGGATGCACGTGCCCGGGCCAGCCGCTGGGAGCATCGGCGGCGACGCGGCGGCGCCAGACCTTCACGGTCATGGCTTGCGCCAGAAGCGCAGGCGGTGGCGCTTGCGCAGCACCATGCGGCGGCCGTCGGCGAAAGAGAGGCGCAGCTCGTCGCCGGATTCGAGGCGCCCGCGCAGCCAGGGCCACCAGTCGCGATCGAACGCGGTGGGCTGCACGTCTTGCAGATCCAGCAAGGTGAACGGCACGTCCGCCGCGCCCACCCCGTCGGTGGGCACGCCACGGGCCACCGGGCGGGGCTGCACGTCCACGCCGGCCTTCTGACCCAGCGCCCACACCAGCAGGTCGTCGCTGTAGATGCGGCCTTGCCCGCACTCCACCCATTCGGGCATCGCGCCCGCGCCCCACAACCAGACGCTGTTCACCGGCGGAAGGCCGTCGCGCATGCGTTCGGCGTTCTGCGGCAGGTGGTGCAGCACCACCTGCGCCTCGTTGAGCAGCGCGCGCCAGCGGCGTCCTTCCTCCCCTTGCGGCAGTTGTTCGAAGAGGTCGGCGCCGAGCGCTTCTTCCGGATCGGGAAACGCGGGTACGGGCAGATTCCCCGGCACGCGCAGTTGCCAATGCTGCGGATCGCCGACGAGCAGGCTCATGCCTTGTTCGTCGAAGGTGTCGCGCAAGGCCGACACCATCGCGGTGGCGTCGTCGGCGCTTACGGCGAGGTTGCCGCAACCGAGCAGGCGCGCGCCGTTGAGTTCGGGCTGTACCCAGGCAGGATCGGCGCACACCCAAAGCACGTCGCCCGCATCCCCGGCCACCGCCTGGCGAATCAGTGCCGCGGCAGGCAGCGGGCCGCCAGGCCAGCGGAAGTGTTCGGCCAACGCATGCAGGTAACCTGGCCTGGCGACGGGAAGCTCGGTGCCGCGCGCGATCCACCCGGCGAAGTCCGCGACGACGGCGAGCTTGTCGCGTCCGGGAAGCAGGAGGTTGAGCACGCGCGTCATCGTCAGGCCTCGATCTTCTCGAGGATCTCGAGCCATTCGATCTCGAGGGCTTCCTTCTCGCCGCGCAATGCCGTCTGGCGCTGGCCCAGCCGCATCAGTTCGGCGGTGGAGCCCTCGTACACGGCGGGATCGGCGAGCTTGGTCTCGATGGACGTCAGCTCCTTGTCCATGTCGGCGATGAGCGATTCGATCTTCTTCACCCGCGCGCGCAGCGGCTTTTCCTTTTCGCGCTCTTCGGCGCTGAGCTTGCGCTTTTCTTTCGCCGACGCCTGGATGGGCGCTTCCGGCGCGGCGGAGGCCACGGCGGCGGTCTTGCGCGTGGTGGCACGGCTGCGCAGCCACTTCGCGTAGTCGTCGAGATCGCCGTCGAAGGGCTCGACCTTGCCGTCGGCCACGCGCCAGAACTCGTCGCAGACCATGCCGAGCAGGTGGCGATCGTGCGACACCAGCACCAGCGCGCCGTCGAACGCGGCCAGCGCATCGGCCAGCGCTTCGCGCATGTCGAGGTCGAGATGGTTGGTGGGCTCGTCGAGCAGCAGCAGGTTGGGCTTGTCCCACGCGATCAGCGCGAGCGCCAGGCGGGCGCGCTCGCCGCCGGAGAACGCGTCCACGGGTTCGAAGGCACGATCGCCGGGGAAATTCCAGGTGCCGAGGTAATCGCGCAGCACCTGCGCGCCTGCGTTAGGGGCTTTCTGCTGGAGATGGTCGAAGGGACTGGAGCCCTCGATGAGGCTTTCCACGGTGTGCTGGGCGAAGTAACCGATCTTCGTGTCCTTGTGGAAACCGCGTTCGCCCGTCATCGGCGCAAGGTCGCCCACCAGCGACTTCACCATGGTGGACTTGCCCGCGCCGTTGGGCCCGAGCAGGCCGATGCGGTCGCCGGACTCCAGGCCAAAGGCCACGTCGCGCAGCACCACGTGCGATCCGTAGCCCGCATCGATGTGGTCGAGTTGGAGCATCGAGGTGGGCAGGCGCTCAGGCGCGGGGAAGGAGAAGCTGAAAGAACGTTCGGCGCGCACGGCCTCGGTGCCGGCCATCTTCTCCAGCCGCTTCATGCGCGACTGCGCCTGCTTGGCCTTGCTGGCCTTCGCCTTGAAGCGGTCGATGAAGGACTGCAGGTGCGCGCGCTCGGCCTGCTCGCGCTCATGCGCGATCTGCTGCTGGCGCAGGTGCTCGGCGCGCTGGCGCTCGAACTGCGTGTAGTTGCCCGTGTAGGGCTTCGCCGTACCGTCATGCAGGTGCATCGTGTGCGAGATCACGCCGTCGAGGAATTCGCGGTCGTGCGAAATGATCAGCAGGGTGCCCTGGTAGCGGCGCAGCCATTCCTCCAGCCAGAGCACGGCATCGAGGTCGAGGTGGTTGGTGGGCTCGTCGAGCAGCAGGAGGTCGGACGGTGCCATCAGCGCGCGGGCGAGGTTCAGGCGAACGCGCCAGCCGCCGGAGAACGAGGCCACCGGCTGCTCGTGCGTTTCGGGGCTGAAACCCAGGCCGTGCATCAGGCGGCCGGCGCGCGAGCGCGCGTCGTAGCCGTTGAGTTCCTCGATGCGATGGTGCGCGGCGGCCACGGCTTCGTGGTTTTCCGCGAGGTAGGCGTCCTGTTCGGCCTTGAGCGCGGCGGCCACCTCCACGTCGCCGCCGAGCACGTACTCGATGGCGGGGTCGGGCAAGGCGGGGGTTTCCTGCGCCACCGAGGCCAGGCGCACCTTCGAGGGCATGTCCAGATCGCCCACCTCGGGCTCGAGTTCGCCCTTGAGCGCCGCGAACAGCGTGGACTTGCCGCAGCCGTTGCGGCCGATGACGCCCAGGCTCCAGCCGGTCTGGATGGTGAGGTCCATCTGCGACAGCAGCGTGCGGCTGCCCCGGCGCAGGGCGAGGTTGCGGAACGAGATCATGGCGTGAGGTCAGGCGTGTAGGCGACTGCGCATGATAGCCGCCCGGCCATGCCCCCGTCGCCCGAAACGCGACGCAGCACACAGCCGTGAAGGCCGCCGCGCGGCTCCCGTGGCGTGCCAGGGGGCGATCTGCTACAACGGCGTCCTGCGCCGCATGGGGAGCGCAACGGAGCCGATATGCACACTTTCAAGCCTGTTTTCCTCGCGCTCGCGCTGGCGGCGGCCGCCTCGTCCGTCCACGCCGGCGACGACCTCCTCGTGCATCGCGTGCAACAGGAAAAGGGCATGAACCTGCCCGCCAAGGGCATGACCATGGCCGAGGTGGAGAAGCGCTTCGGCGCACCCACGTCGAAGCTCGACGCCCGCGGCGGCGGCAGCCGCCGGCAGCCGGTGATCAATCGCTGGATGTATCCGGGGTACATCGTCTATTTCGAGCGCAGCCGGGTCATTCACACGGTGCTCAATACGCCGGCCGGGAACAACAAGGATCCCTCGAATCCGAGGTGATCGCTCCGCGATGGGGGTCACCGGGCGCAGGTCACCCGGAAGCCTTACACTAGTGGGCTTCCTCCAAGCCCCCTAGCCGACCATGACCGACACCTCCTACCGCCTGCCCGCCGAATGGGAGCCGCAGGCCGGCGTACTCATCGCCTGGCCGCATGCGGGCACCGACTGGGCCGACCGCCTGGCCGAGGTGGAAACCACCTACGTGGCCCTCGCGGCGGCGGTCACCCGCTTCGAACCGCTGCACGTCATCGTGGCCGACGCCGAGCTGCGCGAGCGCGCCCGGTCGCTGGCCGAACAGGCGGGTGCCGACATGTCGCGCCTGCACTTCATCGAGCTGCCCTACGACGACACCTGGCTGCGCGATTCCGGACCGATCACGCTCACCGGCCCGAACGGCGTGCTGCTCAACGATTACCGCTTCACCGGCTGGGGCGGCAAGTTCGGCGCCGAGCAGGACGACGCGATCATCGCCGGCCTGCTCCAGCGCGGCGTGCTTTCGGGCCTGCCGCACAAGCGCATCGACTGGGCGCTGGAAGGCGGCGGCATCGAGAGCGACGGCAAGGGCACCATCCTCACCACCTGGAAGTGCCTGGTGCAGCGCCATCCCACGCTCACCCGCGAGTCGATGACCGGGACGCTCGCCACCACCCTGCACGCCGACCGCGTGCTGTGGCTGGACAACGGCTACCTTGAAGGCGACGACACCGACGCCCATATCGACACCCTCGCGCGCTTCAGCCCGGACGGCGGCATCGTCTACCAGGCCTGCGACGACGCCAGCGATCCGCACTTCGGCGAACTGGGCCGCATGGCCGCCGAACTCGCCGCATTGCGTACGCCGGAAGGCGAGCCGTACGTGTTGCACCCGTTGCCCTGGGCCCAGCCGATCATCGACGAAGGTCGCCGCCTCGCGGCGTCCTACGCCAACTACCTGATCGTCAACGGCGCGGTGCTGGTGCCCGCGTATGGCGATCGCGTCGACGCCGACGCCGCGCGCGTCATCGGCCTGGCCCATCCGGGCCGCGAGGTGGTGCAGGTGCCGTGCCGTCCGCTGATCTGGCAGAACGGCAGCCTGCATTGCATCACCATGCAGCTTCCGGCCGCGATCGCCCATTGAATTCGAGGAAGAACGACATGACCCGCAAGACCCTCAAGGTCGCCCTCCTCCAGGACATCGACCACGGCAGCCGCGACGCCAACCTCGACGCCATCGAAGCCGGCCTGCGCAAGGCCGCCGCGGCCGGTGCCGAACTGGTGCTGCTGCAGGAGCTGCACAACGGCCCGTACTTCTGCCAGCGCGAGAGCGTGGAGGTGTTCGACCTCGCCGAGACGATTCCCGGCCCGGGCACCGATCGCGTCGGCGCGCTCGCCGAGGAACTCAAGCTGGTGGTCGTCGCCTCGATCTTCGAGAAGCGCGCCACGGGGCTCTATCACAACACCGCGGTGGTGTTCGACCGCTCGCGCGAGATCGCCGGCAAGTATCGCAAGATGCACATCCCCGACGATCCGGCGTTCTACGAGAAGTTCTACTTCACGCCCGGCGACCTCGGCTTCGAACCCATCCGCACCTCCGTGGGCAAGCTCGGCGTGCTCGTGTGCTGGGACCAGTGGTATCCGGAAGCGGCCCGCCTGATGGCGCTGGCCGGCGCCGACCTGTTGTTCTACCCCACCGCCATCGGCTGGGATCCCAACGACGGCGATGAGGAAAAGGCCCGCCAGCGCGAGGCGTGGATCACCGTGCAGCGCGGCCACGCCGTCGCCAACGGCCTCCCCCTGCTCGCGTGCAACCGCACGGGTTACGAGGCCGATCCGTCGAACGTCGGCGCGGGCATCCAGTTCTGGGGTTCGAGCTTCGTCGCCGGTCCGCAGGGCGAATTTCTCGCCCAGGCCGGCACCGACGCGCCGGAAGTCCTGCTGTGCGACGTCGACATGGAGCGTAGCGAGCACGTTCGCCGCATCTGGCCGTTCCTGCGCGATCGCCGCATCGACGCCTACGGCGACCTGACCAAGCGCTTCCGCGACTGACGCCCACGCCCAAGGACACACCACGCGCATGATGCCCATCGAGAACGACGCCGCCCTGCCCGCCGCGCTGGAAGGCCAACCCATCGAGCGCGTCACGCGCGACGGCGTGGAATACGTCATCCTCGGCACGGCGCACGTGTCGCGCGCCAGCGTGCAGGCCGTGGAGGCGCTGCTCGATCGCGAGCACTTCGACGCCGTGGCGGTGGAGCTGTGCGCCAGCCGCGCGCAAGGCATCCGCGACCCGGAAGCCTTCAAGCAGATGGATCTCTTCCAGGTCATCCGCCAGGGCAAGGCCGGCATGGTCGCGGCCAGTCTCGTGCTCGGCTCGTTCCAGAAACGCCTCGCCTCGCAGTACGGGATCGAGCCCGGCGCGGAAATGAAGGCCGCGATGGATGGCGCCGAAGCACGCGGCACCCCGGTGTGGCTGGTCGACCGCGAGGTCGGCACCACGCTCAAGAGGGCATGGCGCAGCGTGGGCTTTTTCCAGCGCTTCGGCCTCCTCGCCGGCATGCTCGGCAGCGTGTTCGAGCGCGAGGACATCGCCGAGGAAGACATCGAGAAGCTCAAGCAGTCCGACCTTCTCGAAAGCGCCTTCAGCGATTTCGCCAAGGGCTCGGCGCCGCTCTACCGGGCGTTGATCGCCGAGCGCGACGAATTCATGGCCGCGCGCCTGCGCGAGAACGGCGCGCGCATGGATCCCGGCGCGCCGACGCGCAAGGTTCTGGTGGTCATCGGCGCGGGGCACCTCAAGGGCATGAGCGCACAGCTCGCCGAACAGCACGGCAATGCGCGCGACATCGCCGACGAACTGGCCGTGACGCCGCCCGCCTCGAAGTGGCCCAAGGTGATCGCCGTGGGCCTCGTGCTGGCGATCTTCGCCGTCATCGGCTACGCCTTCTACCGCAATCCCAGCCTCGGCAAGGACGCCCTGCTCGACTGGGTACTGCTCACCGGCGGCCTGTCCGCGCTGGGCGCGCTCATCGCCGGCGCGCATCCCCTGAGCATCGTGGCCGCCTTCGTGGCGGGGCCGATCAAGCCGTTCCGTCCCGGCATTCCCTCGGGCGCGATCAGCGCGATGGCCGAGGCCTGGATACGCAAGCCGCGGGTGGGCGACTTCGAACGGCTGCGCGACGACATCACCCACTGGACCGGCTGGTGGAAGAACCGCGTGGCCAGGACGCTGCTCAACTTCTTCCTGGTCTGCATCGGCACCATCGCCGGCGAGTACATCGCGGGCATCCATATCCTCAAGATCATCCTCTGAGGCCGGGTGAGTTGTCCGTCGTCGCGTACCGCTTCTATACTCCAGCGGATACTCGACCCCGGCCCCGCCCGGCACCCAGGGAACTCTTGATGAAGCGTTCGTATCTGATTGGTCTGATCGTCGTAGCTTTGTGCGCCGCATCCGCCGCGCATGCCGAAGGGGACAAAACCAAGGGGCGGCAGCTGGTCTACACCTGCCATGGATGCCACGGCGTGCCGGGCTATGCCAACGCCTATCCCGATTACCACGTGCCGCACATCGCGGGCCAGAACGAGCAATACCTCGTCAACGCGCTGAAGGCCTACAAGAATGGCGAGCGCAAGCACCCCACCATGGGCGCGCAGGCGCAGAGCATGTCCGACGACGAGATCGCCGACATCGCCGCCTATCTCTCCAGTCTCGCCAAGTAAGCCGCCGAGGACGACACGATGACCCGTGGGTTCACCCTGATTGCCGTCGCCGCCCTGCTGGCGCTCGCCACCACCGCCGCATCCGCCGCCGGCGATCCCGCCAGGGGCAAGACGAAGGTCGCCACCTGCGTGGCCTGCCATGGGCAGGACGGCAATGCCGTCGATCCGCAGTATCCGCGCCTCGCCGGCCAGTATTCCGATTACCTCGCGCAGTCGCTGCACGAGTACAAGGACGGCCGCCGCGGCAACGCCATCATGAAGGGCTTCGCCGCCACGCTGTCCGACCAGGACATCGAGGACATTTCCGCGTATTTCTCCAGCATGCCGACGAAATTGTCGGGGCTGGAGGGTCATGTGCAGGGCGATTGACACCCCCATCGCGGACAGGGTCCGCTCCCACCCTTCGGTAGGCAGGCTTGCTACCGGAGAGTGGGAGCGGACCCTGTCCGCATGGGATCTCGCGAATCCCCTCAGCCCACCTTGCGTGCGAAGTAGGGATCCTCTCCCGTCTCGTGGTCGGTGGCGTCACGCACCTCGGTCACTTCCGGAATACGCTCGCGCAGCGTCTTTTCCACGCCGTTCTTCAACGTGACGTCGACCATGCCGCAACCGTGGCAGCCGCCGCCGAAGCGCAGCACCACCACGCCGTCCGACGTGACCTCCACCAGCGAGATGCGCCCGCCGTGCGAGGCGATCTGCGGCGCGATCTCCGTCTCCAGCACGTAACGCACCCGCTCCACCAGGCCGGCTCCTTCGCCGGGCGCCTCGCCCTTGATGCGCGGCGCGCGGATGTTGAGCTGGCTGCCGGTTGGCGTCATCTCGTAGTCGATGTTGGCCGGGTCGAGCCAGCGCATGCTTTCGCCATCGACGTAGAGGTTGAAGCCCTGGCATTCGATGGTCCACTCGTCGCCGGTGAGTTCCGCCGGGCCGCAGAATTCCAGCTCGCATTGCGCGGCCGGCGTGCCCGCCGAGACCACGCGCAGGCGGATGCCCAGGCCAGGCTCGTCCTGCTGGGCCAGCAGGCGTTGGAAATGCGCCTGCGCGCGTTCCGAAATGTCGATCATGGGGGCTCCG
This window of the Luteibacter aegosomatis genome carries:
- a CDS encoding c-type cytochrome, with amino-acid sequence MKRSYLIGLIVVALCAASAAHAEGDKTKGRQLVYTCHGCHGVPGYANAYPDYHVPHIAGQNEQYLVNALKAYKNGERKHPTMGAQAQSMSDDEIADIAAYLSSLAK
- a CDS encoding c-type cytochrome; this encodes MTRGFTLIAVAALLALATTAASAAGDPARGKTKVATCVACHGQDGNAVDPQYPRLAGQYSDYLAQSLHEYKDGRRGNAIMKGFAATLSDQDIEDISAYFSSMPTKLSGLEGHVQGD
- a CDS encoding NfuA family Fe-S biogenesis protein is translated as MIDISERAQAHFQRLLAQQDEPGLGIRLRVVSAGTPAAQCELEFCGPAELTGDEWTIECQGFNLYVDGESMRWLDPANIDYEMTPTGSQLNIRAPRIKGEAPGEGAGLVERVRYVLETEIAPQIASHGGRISLVEVTSDGVVVLRFGGGCHGCGMVDVTLKNGVEKTLRERIPEVTEVRDATDHETGEDPYFARKVG